In Nonomuraea muscovyensis, one genomic interval encodes:
- a CDS encoding class I SAM-dependent methyltransferase codes for MTNDQYSVAVPFYDLWHEDGHVREIRELLPPLLHGVRGAVLEIGAGTGLITELIARETRGEIFAVEPSPGMRSVLLSRLAARPDLLARVTVLPQDALSVDLAEPVEVVVMIAVLNGFTPQDRERLWPALARRLRPGGLLLLNHRDRPMPVPGEPELMGSYRVGRHHYEILGQVLEAGGERVTSRFRYRIRQGDHLISEDEVVTESHRVPAARLEAELEAAGFVPDTAPDGMRAWRLAK; via the coding sequence GTGACCAACGACCAGTATTCCGTCGCCGTCCCGTTCTACGACCTGTGGCACGAGGACGGCCACGTGCGTGAGATCCGCGAGCTGCTCCCGCCGCTGCTCCACGGCGTGCGGGGCGCCGTCCTGGAGATCGGCGCGGGCACCGGCCTGATCACCGAGCTCATCGCGCGGGAGACGCGCGGTGAGATCTTCGCCGTGGAGCCGTCACCCGGCATGCGCTCGGTGCTGCTGTCCCGCCTGGCCGCCCGCCCCGACCTGCTCGCCCGGGTGACCGTGCTGCCGCAGGACGCGCTGAGCGTGGACCTCGCCGAGCCCGTCGAGGTCGTCGTGATGATCGCCGTGCTGAACGGCTTCACCCCGCAGGACCGCGAGCGGCTCTGGCCCGCGCTCGCCCGCCGGCTCCGGCCGGGCGGCCTGCTGCTGCTCAACCACCGTGACCGGCCGATGCCCGTCCCCGGCGAACCGGAGCTCATGGGTTCCTACCGGGTCGGCCGGCACCACTACGAGATCCTCGGTCAGGTGCTGGAGGCCGGCGGCGAACGGGTCACGTCCCGTTTCCGCTACCGGATCAGGCAGGGGGACCACCTGATCAGCGAGGACGAGGTCGTCACCGAGTCCCACCGCGTCCCGGCCGCCCGGCTCGAGGCGGAGCTGGAGGCCGCCGGGTTCGTCCCGGACACCGCCCCCGACGGCATGCGGGCCTGGCGGCTGGCGAAATAG
- a CDS encoding alkaline phosphatase D family protein: MPALVIGPMLRYVDTSSASVWVETGEPCTVAVVADGRRCESRTFTVHGHHYAVVDLTGLTEDVAAYAVELDGEQVWPLPDRPPSRIRLLPADGPRTMAFGSCRTSVPHDTPHVLTHGEDVLRTYGAHLMTAGDEEWPDLLLLLGDQVYADNPSPEMLEFIHQRRDTEPRNEIADYEEYAELYRRAWTDPEIRWLLSTVPTAMIFDDHDLRDDWNTSQSWREQMAATSWWRRRVISGLGAYWVYQHLGNLSPAERADDPLLRTLMQGGGADALDNFAEKADADPSSNRWSYSRDLGHTRLIVVDTRCARQLTPGDRRMLDAGEWEWLVEEVSKPAERLVIGSSIPFMLPEGVHYVQNWNEALCDGAWGRLVQRLSETFRQAVDLEHWAAFRRSFDDLARLLAGLGKPVVLLSGDVHYSYVAKARGSEVWQVVCSPIRNPLSPVLRWANVLTQFGVATVVGGLLARLARLPRPPFRWRVTHGPWFQNAVAKLTFPDGATWYESSSGQLKQIDTIRLT, encoded by the coding sequence ATGCCCGCACTGGTGATCGGGCCCATGCTGCGCTACGTCGACACATCGAGCGCCTCCGTCTGGGTGGAGACGGGCGAGCCGTGCACCGTCGCCGTGGTGGCCGACGGGCGCAGGTGCGAGTCGCGCACGTTCACCGTGCACGGGCACCACTACGCCGTGGTCGACCTGACCGGCCTGACGGAGGACGTCGCCGCGTACGCGGTGGAGCTGGACGGCGAGCAGGTGTGGCCGCTGCCGGACCGCCCTCCGAGCCGCATCCGCCTGCTGCCCGCCGACGGGCCGCGCACGATGGCGTTCGGCTCGTGCCGGACCAGCGTGCCCCACGACACCCCCCACGTGCTGACCCACGGCGAGGACGTGCTGCGCACCTACGGCGCCCACCTCATGACGGCGGGCGACGAGGAGTGGCCCGACCTGCTGCTCCTGCTCGGCGACCAGGTGTACGCCGACAACCCGTCCCCCGAGATGCTGGAGTTCATCCACCAGCGCCGCGACACCGAGCCGCGCAACGAGATCGCCGACTACGAGGAGTACGCCGAGCTCTACCGGCGGGCGTGGACCGACCCCGAGATCAGGTGGCTGCTGTCCACCGTGCCCACGGCGATGATCTTCGACGACCACGACCTGCGCGACGACTGGAACACCTCCCAGAGCTGGCGCGAGCAGATGGCCGCGACGAGCTGGTGGCGCCGCCGGGTGATCTCGGGGCTCGGCGCGTACTGGGTCTACCAGCACCTGGGCAACCTGTCGCCGGCCGAGCGCGCGGACGACCCGCTGCTGCGCACGCTGATGCAGGGCGGCGGCGCCGACGCGCTCGACAACTTCGCCGAGAAGGCCGACGCCGACCCCAGCAGCAACCGGTGGAGCTACTCCCGCGACCTCGGCCACACCCGCCTCATCGTGGTAGACACCCGCTGCGCCCGCCAGCTCACCCCCGGCGACCGGCGGATGCTGGACGCGGGGGAGTGGGAGTGGCTGGTCGAGGAGGTCTCCAAGCCCGCCGAACGGCTCGTGATCGGCTCCTCGATCCCGTTCATGCTGCCCGAGGGCGTCCACTACGTGCAGAACTGGAACGAGGCCCTGTGCGACGGCGCCTGGGGCAGGCTCGTGCAGCGGTTGTCGGAGACGTTCAGGCAGGCCGTCGACCTGGAGCACTGGGCGGCCTTCCGGCGCTCGTTCGACGATCTGGCCCGGCTGCTCGCCGGGCTCGGCAAGCCGGTGGTGCTGCTGTCGGGCGATGTCCACTACTCCTACGTGGCAAAGGCCCGCGGCAGCGAGGTCTGGCAGGTGGTCTGCTCGCCGATCCGCAACCCGCTCAGCCCGGTGCTGCGCTGGGCCAACGTCCTCACCCAGTTCGGCGTGGCCACCGTCGTCGGCGGGCTGCTGGCCCGGCTGGCCAGGCTGCCCAGACCCCCGTTCCGCTGGCGGGTGACGCACGGGCCGTGGTTCCAGAACGCCGTGGCGAAGCTCACCTTCCCCGACGGCGCCACCTGGTACGAATCGTCGAGCGGCCAACTCAAACAAATCGATACGATCCGCCTCACCTGA
- a CDS encoding Glu/Leu/Phe/Val family dehydrogenase encodes MTIMVPSKTPALIPPGRQALDSALHQLHQAAGYLGLDDGLRAMLATPRRSLTVSVPVRRENGRLDVVQGFRVQHNISRGPAKGGIRFHPSTDLDEVTALAMWMTWKCALVGIPYGGAKGGVAVDPATLTTRELERLTRRYVNEILPLIGPEKDIPAPDVGTDEQTMAWIMDTYSVNAGYSVPGVVTGKPMTLGGSLGRAGATSRGVQIAALAALGRSPEGVTVAVQGFGKVGALAAQYLADAGCTVVAVSDATGAVHASSGLDVAALRAWVTESGGVHGYRDADAMERDELVEQDVDLLVPAALENVITEANAPRVRARLIVEGANGPTTPEADEILAANGATVVPDILANAGGVIVSYLEWVQNMQAYSWSAQEVELKLRDLMQSAYDEVRSLATDRGLTLRQAAHAIGVGRVADAHRMRGLYP; translated from the coding sequence ATGACCATCATGGTGCCGTCAAAGACGCCGGCCCTGATCCCCCCGGGCCGCCAGGCCCTCGATTCCGCCCTGCACCAGCTCCACCAGGCCGCCGGGTACCTCGGGCTCGACGACGGGCTGCGCGCGATGCTCGCCACGCCGCGCCGGTCGCTGACCGTGTCCGTGCCCGTCCGCCGTGAGAACGGCCGGCTCGACGTCGTCCAGGGCTTCCGGGTGCAGCACAACATCTCGCGCGGCCCCGCCAAGGGCGGCATCCGCTTCCATCCGAGCACCGACCTGGACGAGGTCACCGCGCTCGCGATGTGGATGACGTGGAAGTGCGCGCTGGTCGGCATCCCGTACGGCGGCGCCAAGGGCGGCGTCGCCGTGGACCCGGCCACGCTGACCACCCGCGAGCTCGAACGGCTGACCCGCCGCTACGTCAACGAGATCCTGCCGCTGATCGGCCCGGAGAAGGACATCCCGGCCCCCGACGTCGGCACCGACGAGCAGACCATGGCCTGGATCATGGACACCTACAGCGTCAACGCCGGCTACTCGGTGCCCGGCGTGGTCACCGGCAAGCCGATGACGCTGGGCGGCTCGCTCGGCCGCGCCGGCGCCACCTCGCGCGGCGTCCAGATCGCCGCCCTGGCCGCGCTCGGCCGCTCGCCCGAGGGCGTGACCGTCGCGGTGCAGGGCTTCGGCAAGGTGGGCGCGCTCGCCGCGCAGTACCTCGCCGACGCGGGCTGCACGGTGGTCGCCGTCTCCGACGCCACCGGCGCGGTGCACGCCTCCAGCGGCCTCGACGTCGCCGCGCTGCGCGCGTGGGTCACCGAGTCGGGCGGCGTGCACGGCTACCGCGACGCCGACGCCATGGAGCGCGACGAGCTGGTCGAGCAGGACGTCGACCTGCTCGTGCCTGCCGCCCTGGAGAACGTGATCACCGAGGCGAACGCGCCCCGGGTGCGCGCCCGGCTGATCGTGGAGGGCGCCAACGGCCCCACCACGCCGGAGGCGGACGAGATCCTGGCCGCGAACGGCGCGACGGTCGTGCCCGACATCCTGGCCAACGCCGGCGGGGTGATCGTGTCCTACCTGGAGTGGGTGCAGAACATGCAGGCCTACTCCTGGAGCGCCCAGGAGGTCGAGCTGAAGCTGCGCGACCTGATGCAGAGCGCCTACGACGAGGTGCGGTCGCTCGCGACGGACCGCGGCCTCACGCTGCGGCAGGCGGCCCACGCCATCGGGGTCGGCCGGGTGGCCGACGCGCACCGCATGCGCGGCCTCTACCCGTGA
- a CDS encoding trypsin-like serine peptidase, with protein sequence MLRLVLSLTLLSPSGLTGLAERSVPEHRVLTPGGDRLGYAPVPRPHTQEQRLTGVLMAHDPVSGDVVMCGGTVIGSRSRSLVLTAAHCLHDKGRWLRQVVFLPGFDRGRTPLGVWPAVRTWVPPRWRDRPYSADLLPYDIGLVGVAPREEPLEAATGPGLRPLRTARGTSLRGLELLGYPAGKRYPGTRLYRCLGDADEAVGRGPGLLVTRNCHAPAGGSGGPALHEGAVAGVVSSSSPLGDRRGFTVLTRLSGRVFGRMLAASDRWMRLRSPL encoded by the coding sequence GTGCTCAGGTTGGTGCTGTCCCTCACCCTGCTCTCCCCGTCCGGCCTCACCGGGCTGGCCGAGCGTTCCGTACCCGAGCACCGGGTGCTGACGCCCGGCGGCGACCGGCTGGGATACGCGCCGGTCCCCCGCCCGCACACCCAGGAGCAGCGGCTGACCGGGGTGCTCATGGCCCACGACCCGGTCAGCGGCGACGTGGTGATGTGCGGCGGCACGGTGATCGGGTCGCGCAGCCGGAGCCTGGTGCTGACGGCGGCCCACTGCCTGCACGACAAGGGCAGATGGCTGCGGCAGGTGGTGTTCCTGCCCGGGTTCGACCGGGGGCGGACGCCGCTCGGTGTCTGGCCGGCCGTGCGGACCTGGGTGCCCCCGCGCTGGCGCGACCGGCCGTACTCCGCCGACCTGCTCCCGTACGACATCGGCCTGGTGGGGGTGGCCCCGCGCGAGGAGCCGCTGGAGGCGGCGACCGGACCGGGGCTGCGGCCGCTGCGCACGGCGCGCGGCACCTCGCTGCGCGGCCTGGAACTGCTGGGATACCCGGCCGGCAAGCGGTATCCGGGGACGCGGCTCTACCGCTGCCTCGGCGACGCGGACGAGGCGGTCGGCCGGGGGCCCGGGCTGCTGGTCACCCGCAACTGCCATGCCCCGGCCGGCGGCAGCGGCGGGCCCGCCCTGCACGAGGGGGCGGTGGCCGGGGTGGTGTCCTCGTCCAGCCCGCTGGGCGACCGGCGGGGGTTCACCGTGCTGACGCGGCTCAGCGGGCGGGTGTTCGGCCGGATGCTGGCCGCCTCGGACCGCTGGATGCGGCTCAGGTCGCCCCTCTGA
- a CDS encoding Gfo/Idh/MocA family protein has translation MRIAVIGLGDIAEKAYLPVLAAQPGLDLHLCTRDRARLDRLADAYRVAGRSTSVEEVVKAGVEAAFVHAATSAHREVVEPLLRAGVHVYIDKPIADNLADSEHLVRLARAERRSLMVGFNRRYAPGYVGLAALPRHLLLMQKNRAGHPERARRVVFDDFIHVVDTLRFLAPGEVTGVRFRTRVRDGLLEHVVLELSGDGFTAIGVMNRMSGASEESCEAMGDGVKRRVVNLGDVVDYAGGETFTRRPDWVPVARQRGIEQICLEFLDAVREDRLLGADDALVTHAICEDIVAGAS, from the coding sequence ATGAGGATCGCCGTGATCGGCCTGGGCGACATCGCGGAGAAGGCATACCTTCCCGTGCTCGCCGCCCAGCCAGGGCTCGACCTGCACCTGTGCACCCGTGACCGCGCCAGGCTCGACCGGCTCGCCGACGCCTACCGGGTGGCCGGCCGGTCCACCTCGGTGGAGGAGGTCGTCAAGGCCGGGGTCGAGGCCGCGTTCGTGCACGCCGCCACCTCCGCCCACCGCGAGGTGGTCGAGCCGCTGCTCAGGGCGGGCGTGCACGTCTACATCGACAAGCCGATCGCCGACAACCTGGCCGACAGCGAGCACCTCGTCCGGCTGGCCCGGGCCGAGCGCAGGTCGCTCATGGTGGGCTTCAACCGCCGCTACGCCCCCGGCTACGTGGGCCTGGCCGCCCTGCCCCGCCACCTCCTGCTCATGCAGAAGAACCGCGCCGGCCACCCCGAGCGGGCCCGCCGGGTGGTGTTCGACGACTTCATCCACGTGGTCGACACGTTGCGCTTCCTCGCTCCGGGTGAGGTCACCGGCGTCCGGTTCCGCACCCGCGTCCGCGACGGCCTGCTGGAGCACGTCGTGCTGGAGCTGTCGGGTGACGGCTTCACCGCGATCGGCGTGATGAACCGGATGAGCGGCGCGAGCGAGGAGAGCTGCGAGGCCATGGGCGACGGCGTCAAGCGCCGCGTGGTCAACCTCGGCGACGTCGTCGACTACGCGGGCGGCGAGACCTTCACCCGGCGCCCCGACTGGGTGCCGGTCGCCCGGCAGCGCGGCATCGAGCAGATCTGCCTGGAGTTCCTCGACGCCGTGCGCGAGGACCGGCTGCTCGGCGCCGACGACGCGCTGGTCACCCACGCGATCTGCGAGGACATCGTCGCCGGGGCGTCCTGA
- a CDS encoding NAD-dependent epimerase/dehydratase family protein has translation MGKHVVVGSGQVGTHLATKLLAQGHEVTVVTRSGNGPAGATRVAADVADRRRLTEITAGADTLYNCVNPQYHRWLTDWPPMAESFLATAEATGAVLVILGNLYPYGPVTGPMTEDLPLASTSPKAQVRAKIWVDALAAHEAGRIRVTEVRGSDYFGPGATDQSYLGDRFLAPLRAGKTIQVPWPTDMPHSWTYLPDVADALIVAGADERAWGRPWHVPTTDPVSFRQLGERMAAILGKPAPRMVQLPWPLVRTLGLFSPMLGELRHVRYQFVAPYVLDSSEFQETFGVRPTPLDVALKATLAS, from the coding sequence ATGGGTAAGCACGTCGTCGTGGGTTCCGGCCAGGTCGGTACGCACCTGGCCACCAAGCTCCTCGCCCAGGGCCACGAGGTCACCGTCGTGACCAGGTCCGGCAACGGCCCCGCCGGGGCCACCCGGGTGGCGGCGGACGTCGCCGACCGGCGCCGGCTGACCGAGATCACCGCGGGCGCCGACACCCTCTACAACTGCGTCAACCCGCAGTACCACCGCTGGCTCACCGACTGGCCGCCGATGGCCGAGTCGTTCCTGGCCACCGCCGAGGCGACCGGCGCCGTGCTGGTCATCCTGGGCAACCTCTACCCGTACGGCCCGGTCACCGGCCCCATGACCGAGGACCTGCCGCTCGCCTCCACCAGCCCCAAGGCCCAGGTCCGGGCGAAGATATGGGTCGACGCGCTGGCCGCGCACGAGGCCGGGCGGATCAGGGTGACCGAGGTGCGCGGCTCCGACTACTTCGGCCCCGGCGCCACCGATCAGTCCTACCTCGGCGACCGCTTCCTCGCGCCGCTGCGCGCCGGGAAGACGATCCAGGTCCCGTGGCCCACCGACATGCCGCACAGCTGGACGTACCTGCCGGACGTCGCCGACGCGCTCATCGTCGCCGGCGCGGACGAGCGGGCCTGGGGACGGCCGTGGCACGTGCCCACCACCGACCCGGTCAGCTTCCGGCAACTCGGCGAGCGGATGGCGGCGATCCTCGGCAAGCCGGCGCCCCGGATGGTGCAGCTTCCCTGGCCGCTGGTGCGCACGCTCGGACTGTTCTCGCCGATGCTCGGGGAACTGAGGCACGTCCGCTACCAGTTCGTCGCGCCGTACGTGCTCGACTCGTCGGAGTTCCAGGAGACGTTCGGCGTCCGGCCGACGCCCCTGGACGTGGCGCTGAAGGCTACGCTCGCCTCATGA
- a CDS encoding YrdB family protein yields the protein MLGIAKGANMALMFVLELSVLASAGYWGFTVSPHWAIKLLAGLGAPALFVAAWALFGAGGGANAVFPLTGLARAALEIVWFGGGALALYAAGSAFPAAVLAVAFVVNAVLRIVWKQV from the coding sequence ATGCTCGGCATCGCCAAGGGGGCCAACATGGCCCTGATGTTCGTCCTGGAGCTGAGCGTGCTGGCCTCAGCGGGCTACTGGGGATTCACGGTGAGCCCCCACTGGGCGATCAAGCTGCTGGCCGGGCTGGGCGCGCCGGCGCTGTTCGTGGCCGCCTGGGCGCTGTTCGGCGCCGGCGGCGGCGCGAACGCCGTCTTCCCGCTGACCGGCCTGGCCCGAGCCGCGCTGGAGATCGTCTGGTTCGGCGGCGGGGCGCTCGCCCTCTACGCCGCCGGCAGCGCGTTCCCGGCCGCCGTACTCGCCGTCGCCTTCGTCGTCAACGCGGTCCTCCGCATCGTCTGGAAGCAGGTCTGA
- a CDS encoding TetR/AcrR family transcriptional regulator yields the protein MTASRTARERVRAELTREIADIARRQLATEGAGGLSLRAVAREMGMVSSAIYRYFPSRDDLLTTLIIDGYNALGEAVERADAAGASDDFTRRWSAVCHAVRDWALAHPHEYTLLYGSPVPGYQAPQDTVAARLRDVAVFGRLVTDAFHAGALAPPDVAPPPSPAAAAEAARLSKLMPGVPEDLVLRGLTAWTWLYGWVNFEVFGQFENTIEDRKAAFDHSVRMLAGLLGLAQ from the coding sequence ATGACAGCGAGCCGTACCGCGAGAGAACGAGTCAGAGCCGAGCTGACCAGGGAGATCGCCGACATCGCCCGGCGGCAGCTCGCCACGGAGGGCGCGGGCGGCCTGTCGCTGCGGGCCGTGGCCCGCGAGATGGGCATGGTCTCCTCGGCCATCTACCGCTACTTCCCGAGCCGTGACGACCTGCTGACCACACTGATCATCGACGGCTACAACGCGCTCGGCGAGGCCGTCGAGCGGGCCGACGCCGCCGGCGCTTCGGATGACTTCACGCGCAGGTGGTCGGCCGTCTGCCACGCGGTGCGCGACTGGGCGCTGGCGCATCCGCACGAGTACACGCTGCTGTACGGCTCCCCGGTGCCCGGCTACCAGGCGCCGCAGGACACGGTGGCGGCCCGGCTGCGCGACGTCGCGGTGTTCGGCCGCCTGGTGACTGATGCCTTCCACGCCGGCGCGCTGGCCCCGCCGGATGTGGCCCCGCCGCCCTCACCGGCCGCAGCCGCCGAGGCGGCGCGGCTGTCCAAGCTCATGCCGGGCGTGCCCGAGGACCTGGTGCTGCGCGGGCTCACCGCGTGGACCTGGCTCTACGGGTGGGTCAACTTCGAGGTGTTCGGCCAGTTCGAGAACACGATCGAGGACAGGAAGGCCGCCTTCGACCACTCCGTGCGCATGCTGGCGGGCCTGCTCGGCCTCGCTCAGTGA
- a CDS encoding TetR/AcrR family transcriptional regulator: MVTDHRKLPRRRGDALNAAIFQATLDELAETGYARLTMEGVAERARAGKASLYRRWPTRAELVMDAVYHVLPALSSVPDTGTLRGDVLATLRGTARALAGPAGEALRGLLSEALADEARAATFRQRSHGLGRKMMEEIARRAVERGEIEAGAVTPRRLDAGQALLRQHFLFSGPPIPDDLLVEIVDEVVVPLLKSAAH; this comes from the coding sequence ATGGTCACCGACCACCGCAAGCTGCCCCGCCGCCGGGGCGACGCGCTCAACGCCGCGATCTTCCAGGCGACGCTCGACGAGCTGGCCGAGACCGGCTACGCCCGGCTCACCATGGAGGGGGTGGCCGAGCGGGCCCGGGCCGGCAAGGCGTCCCTCTACCGGCGCTGGCCCACCCGCGCCGAGCTGGTCATGGACGCCGTCTACCACGTGCTCCCGGCCCTGTCCTCGGTGCCCGACACGGGAACGCTGCGCGGTGACGTCCTGGCGACGCTGCGCGGGACGGCCCGGGCGCTCGCGGGGCCGGCGGGCGAGGCGCTGCGCGGGCTGCTCAGCGAGGCGCTGGCCGACGAGGCGCGGGCGGCCACGTTCCGGCAGCGTTCACACGGGCTGGGCCGCAAGATGATGGAGGAGATCGCCCGCCGCGCGGTCGAGCGCGGCGAGATCGAGGCGGGCGCGGTGACGCCGCGCCGCCTCGACGCCGGGCAGGCGCTGCTCAGGCAGCATTTCCTGTTCTCGGGCCCGCCCATCCCGGACGACCTGCTGGTCGAGATCGTCGATGAGGTCGTCGTCCCGCTGCTGAAGTCCGCGGCTCACTGA
- a CDS encoding PEP/pyruvate-binding domain-containing protein, translated as MTLVAPLPAFGRADLAEAGGKAANLGELARNGFPVPDGFVVTTAAYERAVAEHGDPGHLARAPLRDELRAAVAAAYAALGGGPVAVRSSATAEDLPGAAFAGQQDTYLNVVGEEALADAVRRCWASLGNERAVAYRRRLGIADADVRIAVVVQRMVEAETAGVMFTADPVSGDRSRIVVDASTGLGEAVVSGLVTPDHYVLDTGGDTVSHTPGRREVVIRSAPGGGVIRESGRVATGATPPAADSALPDGGASADGRAPADGGALPGAVLRELARLGAEVAAHFGRPQDIEWACAGGRVWLLQARPMTALPPPPVGRLGPVRRRLGSVLTEYVPVRPYPIDASTWLPYGPAGLMAQVVATFGIHGAFEGFLREEDGVVYGLVPPRPRPSAGLLAAPFRIAARARRYDPARWTGDARFRRVMAGTRELAGRDLAAMPWPELVRMPRRVLDVVRPVAGLRSDYLPGAGVALLRLRVSLALLGAVPLFGELISGARTRTGDANRALEELAEEARRTGALDADPLPASFAARLEAFLAEYGHRETASPLLVTPPTWADAPETVLGMIRMLAAGPPAGAQTGTAGALDRLLARPRLRRSPARRARMLRRVEAARAGVAFREDSHFFFTMPLPVLRRSLLELGRRLRDAGVLDEPEDVFHLRLEELEAVGDLATAGREHLDRLRATALARAAKREELAGVRLIDPAAVFPPRPAEGALVSGTPASGGRATGPVKVIRDPARFGDLAPGDVLVCPYTNPSWTPLFQRAAAVVVDTGGSASHAAIVAREYGIPAVMGTGGGTSVLADGLLVAVDGDTGHVFAASGDDHRTRAAAAGQAGPKAP; from the coding sequence ATGACACTCGTCGCCCCCCTGCCCGCCTTCGGCCGGGCCGACCTCGCCGAGGCCGGCGGCAAGGCCGCCAATCTGGGCGAGCTCGCGCGCAACGGCTTCCCCGTCCCGGACGGCTTCGTCGTCACCACCGCCGCCTACGAGCGGGCCGTCGCCGAGCACGGCGACCCCGGCCACCTGGCGCGGGCGCCGCTCCGTGACGAGCTGCGCGCGGCCGTCGCCGCCGCCTACGCCGCGCTCGGCGGCGGGCCGGTCGCCGTGCGGTCCAGCGCCACCGCCGAGGACCTGCCGGGCGCCGCGTTCGCCGGGCAGCAGGACACCTATCTCAACGTCGTGGGGGAGGAGGCACTGGCCGACGCCGTGCGCCGGTGCTGGGCGTCGCTGGGGAACGAGCGCGCCGTCGCCTACCGGCGCAGGCTCGGAATCGCCGACGCGGACGTCCGCATCGCGGTGGTCGTGCAGCGCATGGTGGAGGCGGAGACGGCAGGGGTGATGTTCACCGCCGACCCGGTCAGCGGTGACCGCTCGCGGATCGTGGTCGACGCGAGCACCGGCCTCGGGGAGGCGGTCGTCTCGGGTCTCGTCACCCCCGACCACTACGTCCTGGACACCGGGGGCGACACCGTCTCCCACACGCCGGGCCGCCGTGAGGTGGTCATCCGCTCCGCTCCCGGTGGCGGCGTCATCCGCGAGAGCGGCCGGGTCGCCACGGGCGCCACCCCGCCGGCCGCGGACTCCGCCCTGCCGGACGGGGGAGCTTCGGCGGACGGGAGGGCGCCGGCGGACGGGGGAGCCCTGCCGGGCGCGGTGCTGCGTGAGCTGGCCCGGCTGGGCGCCGAGGTCGCGGCCCACTTCGGCCGGCCCCAGGACATCGAGTGGGCGTGCGCGGGCGGCCGGGTGTGGCTGCTGCAGGCCCGCCCCATGACCGCCCTGCCGCCGCCCCCGGTCGGGCGGCTCGGCCCGGTGCGGCGCCGCCTCGGCTCGGTGCTCACCGAGTACGTGCCCGTCCGGCCCTACCCGATCGACGCCAGCACCTGGCTCCCGTACGGCCCGGCGGGGCTGATGGCCCAGGTGGTGGCGACGTTCGGCATCCACGGCGCCTTCGAGGGCTTCCTGCGGGAGGAGGACGGCGTCGTCTACGGGCTGGTGCCGCCGCGTCCGCGGCCCTCGGCCGGCCTGCTCGCCGCGCCGTTCCGGATCGCCGCCAGGGCCCGGAGGTACGACCCGGCTCGCTGGACCGGCGACGCCCGCTTTCGACGCGTCATGGCCGGCACCCGGGAGCTGGCCGGGCGCGACCTGGCCGCCATGCCGTGGCCCGAGCTGGTCCGCATGCCGAGGCGGGTGCTCGACGTGGTGCGGCCGGTGGCCGGGTTGCGCTCCGACTATCTGCCGGGCGCCGGAGTCGCGCTGCTGCGGCTGCGGGTGTCGCTCGCCCTGCTCGGCGCCGTGCCGCTGTTCGGTGAGCTGATCTCCGGCGCCCGCACCCGCACCGGCGACGCCAACAGGGCGCTGGAGGAGCTGGCGGAGGAGGCGAGGCGGACCGGCGCACTCGACGCCGACCCGCTGCCCGCCTCCTTCGCCGCCCGGCTGGAGGCGTTCCTCGCCGAGTACGGCCACCGCGAGACCGCGAGCCCGCTCCTCGTCACCCCGCCGACCTGGGCCGACGCCCCGGAGACGGTGCTCGGCATGATCAGGATGCTGGCGGCCGGGCCCCCCGCCGGTGCGCAGACCGGGACCGCCGGCGCGCTCGACCGGTTGCTGGCGCGTCCCCGGTTGCGCCGCTCGCCCGCCAGGCGGGCCAGGATGTTGCGCCGGGTCGAGGCGGCCCGCGCGGGGGTCGCCTTCCGGGAGGACAGCCACTTCTTCTTCACCATGCCGCTGCCCGTCCTGCGCCGGTCGCTGCTCGAACTAGGCCGCAGGCTGCGGGACGCGGGCGTGCTCGACGAGCCCGAGGACGTCTTCCACCTGCGGCTGGAGGAGCTCGAAGCGGTCGGCGACCTGGCCACGGCCGGCCGGGAGCACCTCGACCGGTTGCGGGCGACGGCGCTGGCCAGGGCGGCCAAGCGGGAGGAACTGGCGGGCGTGCGGCTGATCGACCCGGCGGCCGTGTTCCCGCCGCGCCCGGCTGAGGGGGCGCTGGTGTCCGGGACGCCCGCGAGCGGCGGGCGGGCCACCGGGCCGGTGAAGGTCATCCGCGACCCTGCCCGGTTCGGCGACCTCGCCCCCGGCGACGTGCTCGTCTGCCCCTACACCAACCCGTCGTGGACGCCGCTGTTCCAGCGGGCCGCCGCCGTGGTGGTGGACACGGGCGGCAGCGCCTCGCACGCCGCGATCGTGGCCAGGGAGTACGGCATCCCCGCCGTCATGGGCACCGGCGGCGGCACCTCGGTCCTGGCGGACGGCCTGCTGGTGGCCGTGGACGGCGACACGGGCCACGTGTTCGCCGCATCGGGGGACGACCACCGGACCCGCGCCGCGGCCGCGGGGCAGGCCGGGCCGAAGGCTCCGTAG